CCTGCACTCGAGTTGGGCATCGCCAGTTGGAACAGTAACTCTCTTGTATGGTCGACATGagattttcaagattttttgtaAAATTATCATGCTCATTCCCAAACAAATCAATTATTAATGAAGCTTTATGAACTTCAGATTTGTATtgctgtttttccattttgtcccAAATCCAAAGTAGCTTCACAGTTGTAAAGCTGTAGGTGTccattaaataaagaaaacagtctATAAACTCTCTACCTAAATGAAGAGAGAGTTCCCTGgggaaattttcattttcattgagaATAACATACAATAACATCAAGAATCCATCTATGGTGCAGGTATTTTTCAGTCTTATTTCAACATAGAGTGGTGTACAGGATACTGCTTTGCGGCCAGCTTTGATAGTAAAAACACCTCCCCAAGGAAGAACAGGTCTCCAAAATGAGCGATCTtggttatagttatttttaattgatgCTTTGATCTCTTCAAACAGTGTCTTCATCctgcattttaaaagtttaagacAGTACTCGTAAAtttgactttatattttaaatgcatgatatgtttaaatgaaaataaaggtatCTAAAGATTCAAATTAAATTTGGTTAGCTTGACccccaatgtaaaaaaaaatttaaaacaagctATGAGCCATTTTTTGGCAACCTGCATGGTCTCTGGAAAGACCATTTAAGAAGCTGCAACCTTTTCTTGAAGTACGGAATGGTCATTTGATAGgactttatattaattatattgcaGATTTTATCAGTCATAGAGGAAAACCCTGTaataaaaaaatcctaaaaaaaaataaaactatttaaagaTACAGTCTAAATTTGGTTGGGTGTATTCCTAATGTAAACCTCTTTCTCCCCTCAAAATATAAGCGGTActtcattttcttgataataTGTGTGGTTCCACTTATGAAATTGATAATGGAATTCTTTGTTGGGCTACAGAATAATGACCAACTGGCTTTGAAAGACAACATATGAAGAGTAATTGTGAGAACTTAATTGAATAGTAGCACAgctaaaacaaaaatcatttctaTGCACTTTGGGATTTTTACCTGAAATTTAGGACCATGCTAGATATCCTATAATTTTAACTACAGAGGCCATGCTGGGAAGAGCTGATTCAGAACTTGATAATTATCTTGATTCCTCTCTGCATGTTTTGGGAATGAACTGAGGTGTCCTCCCTATTTAAACTGGTACCTATCATTCCCCCAACCTTGAGGATAGCTAAGCACTTGGTTTTAACATCATTGACAGTATTCTAATAAACATGTTGGTGTCATATGTATGTTATCTAaagcaaaattgaaaaaaattaaagaatgaggTCCTAATGAAACTGAATTGAAAAATTGCTTTACTTTATTTGGGACAAACACATATCTAAACTAAAAACATCACAGGGTTTTCCAATATGTTTCATCCTTCCGTTTTCATGAAAACTGGAAGCATCTGAGGAATAGGAACAGAGAAATTAGTGACTGAGGTCAGTGTCTTACTTTGATTGTCTTTTCAAGTGCCACATCCTCCCAAGCACAATAGGAATCCAACACTCAGTGTTGCAGACCTATGTGTTTTGTGTGAAAAATTAAGTTCAGACCGATTTTGTAACACTAGCAGACTAAAAATTCAATTTtaccacacacacagagtattttTGACTTAGGCAAGATACTGTGGACTCTAAAATATTCAACACTATATTTAGCCTGAAGTGTAGATGTTTATATATAGTTGCTAACATGTGGGCTCTAGTTAACCACTTAGGAATAAGAGGGAGTGGAAAATTTAGAGCCTAGGAAACACAAACTCAGTTTCttctaaatgaagaagaaatgc
Above is a genomic segment from Pseudorca crassidens isolate mPseCra1 chromosome 1, mPseCra1.hap1, whole genome shotgun sequence containing:
- the C1H14orf28 gene encoding uncharacterized protein C14orf28 homolog isoform X1; amino-acid sequence: MKTLFEEIKASIKNNYNQDRSFWRPVLPWGGVFTIKAGRKAVSCTPLYVEIRLKNTCTIDGFLMLLYVILNENENFPRELSLHLGREFIDCFLYLMDTYSFTTVKLLWIWDKMEKQQYKSEVHKASLIIDLFGNEHDNFTKNLENLMSTIQESYCSNWRCPTRVQEDQQRTININPPQEIPHGNLIRLAVDELFCSRIELCEECGCGGLREFSQRVFCHGAPPFVVLNMQHWKSEDLAYVPYYLDLSDHKYLLEGATLFNKEEHHYSAAFQIDGHWMHYDGLRNVNLILLNKPPEFLLLSSLVYIRATEK
- the C1H14orf28 gene encoding uncharacterized protein C14orf28 homolog isoform X2, which gives rise to MKTLFEEIKASIKNNYNQDRSFWRPVLPWGGVFTIKAGRKAVSCTPLYVEIRLKNTCTIDGFLMLLYVILNENENFPRELSLHLGREFIDCFLYLMDTYSFTTVKLLWIWDKMEKQQYKSEVHKASLIIDLFGNEHDNFTKNLENLMSTIQESYCSNWRCPTRVQEDQQRTININPPQEIPHGNLIRLAVDELFCSRIELCEECGYLLEGATLFNKEEHHYSAAFQIDGHWMHYDGLRNVNLILLNKPPEFLLLSSLVYIRATEK